A stretch of the Tannerella serpentiformis genome encodes the following:
- a CDS encoding FKBP-type peptidyl-prolyl cis-trans isomerase translates to MRVSKNKFVTVTYDLHVGDADDRTLMESATPEQPLKFIYGIGAMLEAFEKNLSGLEPGDRFEFSLTPEQAYGQRIEENVVDLPKSVFMVDGVFDSERVKEGATLPMMSAEGQHMNGSVLEVKDDVVVMDFNHPLAGETLHFAGQVADVHEPTAEELAEMEQMMHGGCGGHDHDGCGGCDGCCH, encoded by the coding sequence ATGAGAGTATCAAAGAACAAATTCGTGACGGTTACCTATGACCTGCACGTGGGCGATGCGGACGACCGCACACTGATGGAGTCGGCTACCCCAGAACAACCCCTGAAGTTTATCTATGGCATTGGCGCCATGTTAGAGGCCTTCGAAAAGAATCTGAGCGGCCTAGAGCCGGGCGACCGCTTCGAGTTTTCCCTTACGCCTGAGCAGGCATACGGCCAGCGTATAGAGGAGAATGTGGTCGATCTGCCGAAGAGTGTCTTCATGGTGGACGGCGTGTTCGATAGCGAGCGCGTGAAGGAAGGCGCCACGCTGCCCATGATGAGCGCCGAGGGGCAGCACATGAACGGCTCCGTGCTGGAGGTGAAGGACGACGTCGTAGTGATGGACTTCAATCACCCGTTGGCGGGCGAGACGCTGCACTTTGCCGGACAGGTGGCCGACGTGCACGAGCCGACGGCTGAGGAACTGGCCGAGATGGAGCAGATGATGCACGGCGGCTGTGGCGGACATGACCACGACGGTTGTGGCGGTTGCGACGGCTGCTGCCACTGA